A part of SAR202 cluster bacterium genomic DNA contains:
- a CDS encoding MFS transporter produces MILLVHLKNRSTILFSALNNRNYRWYWFAAFFSSMSTGVNLITQGWLVLEMTNDPLWVGILAGINGIAQISFGTLGGVIVDRWNKRITIIILQIFSGIIGLILSLLLIYNHLDLWHLAIAAMFNGILQSVRIPTGNSIVFSIVGSKSILNALASQLIGFNTSRMIGSILAGTVISVFGTEYSYLLVMLSSLTAAILFFFMGGSYESIVTKDSFWKSLIEGIKFSWNDKTILLLLLISALIELFGFSFFIMLPIIAKEILGLNAQGLGYLSAANALGSTISTILVASLGDFKYKPHLLLVSALCVGVSLTVFAFTEFIILSFILSFIIGAFLMSYDASMGSLLQLLCTNEIRGRVLGIYGLTFGFTTLGGFFLGAISSLFSPAMALGISGISIVTTIPFVQSRIRKNTRFYTES; encoded by the coding sequence ATGATACTACTAGTTCACCTAAAAAATCGTTCAACAATCTTATTTTCAGCCTTAAATAATAGAAATTATCGATGGTATTGGTTTGCTGCTTTTTTTTCTTCTATGAGCACGGGTGTAAATTTAATTACCCAAGGTTGGCTAGTTTTAGAGATGACAAATGATCCATTATGGGTAGGAATATTAGCAGGTATAAATGGTATAGCTCAAATCTCTTTTGGTACTTTGGGCGGTGTAATTGTTGATAGGTGGAATAAAAGAATAACAATTATAATTCTTCAAATCTTTTCAGGAATAATAGGTTTAATCCTCTCTCTATTGTTAATATATAACCATTTAGATTTATGGCATTTAGCCATTGCGGCAATGTTTAATGGTATTTTGCAATCAGTTCGTATTCCTACAGGAAATTCGATAGTTTTTTCAATAGTAGGCTCCAAATCCATTTTAAATGCTCTTGCTTCCCAATTAATTGGATTTAATACTTCAAGAATGATTGGGTCTATTCTAGCTGGTACAGTTATATCTGTATTTGGTACTGAGTATTCTTATTTACTAGTAATGTTGAGTAGTTTAACTGCTGCTATACTTTTTTTCTTTATGGGAGGTAGTTACGAATCTATAGTTACGAAAGATTCTTTTTGGAAATCTCTTATTGAGGGGATTAAATTTTCTTGGAATGATAAAACCATTTTATTATTACTATTAATTAGTGCTTTAATTGAGCTTTTCGGATTTTCATTTTTTATAATGTTGCCGATTATTGCTAAAGAAATTTTAGGCTTGAATGCTCAAGGATTAGGTTATTTATCAGCAGCAAATGCTTTAGGTTCTACTATAAGTACGATATTGGTTGCATCTCTTGGTGATTTTAAATATAAACCGCATTTATTATTAGTTAGTGCGCTTTGTGTAGGTGTGTCACTTACTGTATTTGCATTTACAGAATTTATAATTCTATCTTTTATACTTTCGTTTATTATTGGAGCGTTTTTAATGTCTTACGATGCATCGATGGGCTCTTTATTGCAGTTGTTGTGTACAAATGAAATTCGTGGTCGTGTATTAGGAATATATGGTTTAACTTTTGGTTTTACCACATTAGGGGGATTTTTCTTAGGTGCTATTTCGAGTTTATTTTCTCCAGCAATGGCATTGGGAATTTCTGGGATATCGATTGTAACGACTATTCCATTTGTTCAGTCTAGAATCAGAAAAAACACGAGATTTTATACTGAATCATAA
- a CDS encoding MFS transporter — protein sequence MLFKSFKQKNFRYFLFGESFLQIGDIAEMLVLAWVVLERTENPALLGIFAALRFLGTLASPFYGVWVDKYNHKALLLIGRFVFALMSFILLVLALTNLLEIWHLFIIITISGLARSFRNIMREVLTADVIQPNLYANAIGLTRSTTDLMNILGPLMGGFLLKYYGISASYILILSVYIGSMISGYMLTLPKSNSRANQISMWENLKKVSKYIKMNQVICGLLIMAFIVNFTMLSMKDVLLTVFAKEILYIGPDGLGTLIASLFTGAFIGSLSIAAFTTFQRGGRFLLISSFLWHSLGILLLFTTNVTIFMMILFSIGIFQSYVMVTMATLLIKITPAKMRGRVMGVRSLAIYGLPLGLLTAGFISNTFGAPTAMLIQVIIGLCITAIVTLFLRKLWYVK from the coding sequence ATGCTTTTTAAATCTTTCAAACAAAAAAACTTTCGTTATTTCCTATTTGGTGAATCATTTCTTCAAATTGGAGACATTGCAGAAATGCTTGTACTCGCATGGGTAGTCCTAGAACGAACGGAAAATCCAGCCCTTCTTGGTATATTTGCGGCACTAAGGTTTTTAGGCACACTTGCATCTCCATTTTATGGAGTGTGGGTGGACAAGTATAATCATAAAGCTTTATTACTAATTGGTCGTTTTGTATTTGCTTTAATGTCGTTCATCCTTCTTGTTCTTGCGCTCACTAATCTATTAGAAATATGGCATTTATTCATAATTATCACTATATCAGGACTTGCGAGATCATTTAGAAATATTATGAGAGAGGTCCTAACTGCCGATGTTATACAACCAAACCTCTATGCTAATGCAATTGGATTAACTCGATCAACAACTGATTTAATGAATATACTTGGTCCACTCATGGGAGGATTTCTTTTAAAATATTATGGGATTTCTGCTTCATATATTTTAATCTTATCTGTGTATATAGGTTCTATGATATCTGGATATATGCTGACTTTACCAAAATCAAACTCTCGCGCAAATCAAATTTCCATGTGGGAAAATTTAAAAAAAGTCAGTAAGTATATAAAAATGAATCAAGTTATATGCGGACTTTTAATTATGGCTTTTATTGTAAACTTCACAATGTTATCTATGAAAGATGTATTACTAACAGTATTTGCTAAAGAAATACTATATATTGGCCCTGATGGGCTAGGGACTTTAATTGCAAGTCTTTTTACTGGGGCATTTATAGGATCACTAAGTATAGCTGCATTTACAACATTTCAACGAGGTGGACGATTTTTATTAATATCATCTTTTCTCTGGCATTCATTAGGTATTTTGTTATTATTTACGACTAATGTAACTATATTTATGATGATTCTCTTCAGTATAGGTATATTTCAATCGTATGTTATGGTAACTATGGCAACTTTATTGATAAAAATAACACCAGCAAAAATGAGAGGAAGAGTAATGGGAGTTCGATCTTTAGCAATTTATGGATTGCCCCTAGGGTTATTAACAGCTGGTTTTATCTCAAACACATTTGGCGCCCCAACGGCAATGTTAATACAAGTAATCATAGGATTATGTATTACAGCAATAGTTACCCTTTTTCTAAGAAAATTATGGTATGTAAAATAA
- a CDS encoding glutamate dehydrogenase — MSELTTIDEVNEFFDSAATFLKLDSGTRDLLKNPWRELKVSIPITMDSGELKVFSGYRVQHNAARGPYKGGVRYHPEADINEVESLASLMTWKTALVEIPFGGAKGGVQCNPLELSNTELNRITRRYTHNISHILGVNRDIPAPDLGTNAQTMAWMMDAYGQTYGYTPGIVTGKPVQLGGSVGRESATGLGVFLLLDQIATDLNIDVSKTTLAIQGSGNVGLWTAFFAFKRGFKIIAISDVNGGIYSSSGINIDELKNYLNENKSIQNFPDSDPITNADLLELECDFLIPAAIDRVINEKNVANIKTNYIIEAANHPITPEADKILLDKNVTIVPDILANAGGVIVSYFEWTQNLYQHKWTEERISNELQTIIINAFTQVKELSYKENIPYRKAAFILGIAKVVEASKLRGFLDK; from the coding sequence ATGTCTGAACTAACGACAATAGATGAAGTTAATGAATTTTTTGATTCTGCTGCTACCTTCCTCAAACTTGACTCAGGAACAAGAGACTTATTAAAAAACCCGTGGAGAGAGCTCAAAGTTTCTATACCAATAACTATGGACTCTGGAGAGCTTAAAGTTTTCTCAGGGTACCGTGTGCAACATAACGCTGCTAGAGGCCCATACAAAGGTGGTGTAAGATATCATCCTGAAGCGGATATTAATGAAGTTGAATCTTTGGCAAGCCTAATGACATGGAAAACTGCTTTAGTAGAAATTCCATTTGGTGGTGCTAAAGGTGGTGTTCAATGTAATCCTCTAGAACTCAGTAATACTGAACTAAACAGAATCACACGACGATATACTCATAATATTAGCCACATCCTTGGTGTAAACAGAGATATACCGGCTCCAGATTTAGGAACCAATGCTCAAACTATGGCATGGATGATGGACGCTTATGGTCAAACTTATGGATATACTCCAGGGATTGTTACAGGGAAACCGGTTCAACTTGGAGGATCAGTTGGACGAGAATCCGCTACAGGATTAGGAGTATTTCTCCTCTTAGACCAGATTGCCACAGATTTAAATATTGATGTTTCTAAAACAACACTCGCTATCCAAGGTTCAGGAAATGTTGGTTTATGGACTGCATTTTTTGCATTTAAGCGTGGATTTAAAATTATTGCAATTAGTGATGTAAATGGGGGAATTTATTCAAGTTCAGGTATTAATATTGACGAATTAAAAAACTATCTCAACGAGAATAAATCTATTCAAAATTTCCCTGATTCAGACCCTATAACAAATGCTGATTTATTGGAGTTAGAATGCGACTTTTTAATACCTGCTGCAATTGATCGAGTCATCAACGAAAAAAATGTTGCAAATATTAAAACCAATTATATTATTGAAGCAGCAAATCATCCGATTACCCCGGAAGCAGACAAAATCCTTTTAGATAAAAATGTGACCATTGTCCCTGACATCTTAGCAAATGCAGGTGGAGTAATAGTCTCTTATTTCGAATGGACTCAAAATTTATACCAACACAAATGGACTGAAGAAAGAATATCGAATGAATTACAAACTATAATAATTAATGCCTTCACACAAGTAAAAGAATTATCGTATAAAGAAAATATACCTTACAGAAAAGCAGCTTTTATTTTAGGTATTGCAAAAGTTGTAGAAGCTAGTAAACTGAGAGGGTTCTTAGATAAATAA
- a CDS encoding deoxyribodipyrimidine photo-lyase, which translates to MSKTVLFWFRNDLRLNDNPGLYEASLTGSVLPIYIYDSNISIGAASKWWLYNSLHKLNQSLNNKLYVVSGNSESIIPAVCKTHNIESVYWNRSYEPYRILQDDKIQKTLAKYNISTNTYNGSLLWEPQHITKSDGTPYKVFTPYYRKGCLESEIPRYPFLMPNNFELFKIEKKYDIEDLGLLPLENWYKKLDNHWEIGEVAAKNKMHNFINTGLNGYKDQRNYPFKKNVSRLSPHLHFGEISPNQIWYEVVENIPNKDVDHFLSELGWREFSNYLLFHFPNLNEINFQRKFDDFPWKFNNELFSAWTKGETGYPIVDAGMRELWQTGYIHNRVRMIVASFLVKNLLIHWHYGRDWFWDCLVDADLANNSASWQWVAGSGADAAPYFRIFNPVIQGEKFDINGEYTRRFVPELSLLPNNYLFKPWEASKEILNRSSVELGKTYPFPIVDLRETREIALNSYNVIRGV; encoded by the coding sequence ATGAGCAAAACAGTTTTATTTTGGTTCAGGAATGATTTACGATTGAATGATAATCCTGGATTATATGAAGCTTCACTTACTGGGTCTGTACTTCCTATTTATATTTATGATTCAAATATCAGTATTGGTGCTGCGAGTAAGTGGTGGTTATATAATTCTCTTCATAAATTGAATCAAAGTCTTAATAATAAGTTATATGTTGTTTCCGGAAATTCTGAATCAATTATACCAGCAGTATGCAAAACACATAATATAGAAAGTGTATATTGGAATCGATCTTATGAACCTTATAGAATTCTCCAAGATGATAAAATACAGAAAACACTCGCAAAATACAATATTTCTACCAATACATACAATGGATCGTTACTATGGGAGCCACAACATATAACAAAGTCTGATGGAACACCATATAAGGTATTTACACCGTATTATAGAAAAGGTTGTTTAGAAAGCGAAATTCCAAGGTACCCATTTCTAATGCCTAACAATTTTGAATTGTTCAAAATAGAAAAAAAATATGATATAGAAGATCTAGGTCTATTACCTTTGGAAAATTGGTATAAAAAATTAGATAATCACTGGGAGATAGGTGAAGTCGCTGCTAAAAATAAAATGCATAATTTTATAAATACAGGTTTAAATGGATATAAAGACCAAAGGAATTATCCATTCAAAAAAAATGTATCACGTTTATCTCCTCATTTACATTTTGGAGAAATTTCTCCAAATCAAATATGGTATGAAGTAGTTGAAAATATTCCTAATAAGGATGTTGATCACTTTTTAAGTGAGTTAGGTTGGAGAGAATTTTCAAATTATCTCCTTTTCCACTTTCCGAATTTGAATGAGATAAATTTCCAGAGAAAATTTGATGATTTTCCTTGGAAATTTAATAATGAATTATTTTCAGCGTGGACCAAAGGAGAAACAGGTTACCCAATTGTTGATGCCGGTATGAGAGAATTATGGCAAACAGGCTATATTCATAACAGAGTAAGAATGATTGTTGCCTCTTTTTTAGTAAAAAATCTTTTAATTCATTGGCATTATGGTCGAGACTGGTTTTGGGATTGTTTAGTTGATGCCGATTTAGCAAATAATAGCGCAAGCTGGCAATGGGTCGCAGGTTCTGGAGCTGATGCTGCTCCATATTTCAGAATATTTAATCCCGTCATACAGGGAGAAAAATTTGATATAAATGGTGAATATACACGTAGATTTGTTCCTGAATTATCATTATTACCAAACAATTATTTGTTTAAACCCTGGGAAGCATCTAAAGAAATTCTAAATAGATCTTCAGTTGAATTAGGTAAAACATATCCTTTTCCAATTGTGGATTTGAGAGAGACTCGAGAAATTGCTTTAAACTCTTACAACGTAATAAGGGGAGTGTAG